One Lepisosteus oculatus isolate fLepOcu1 chromosome 27, fLepOcu1.hap2, whole genome shotgun sequence genomic window, AGGGAGCGATGCACAAACTCTACAATACTGGTTCCTGAAGTggagatattttattaaatctgCACGCACCTTATAGCAAGTCTGCAAAAGCACACTGTGCAGACCTACAGTAGTCTTTAACTTGTGCTGAATAATGCCTTCGACAGATTTTACTGAAGGCATCTGGTTAAGAGTTTGAAACCCGCTGCATAAAGGACAAATGTATACAGAAAGGTCATTTCTCAACTTAAAATTACCCAAAGCTGTTAAACCATACAAATCCAATGTATGAAGCTCGAAATCTCAGGGATTTTCAGGGCACTTCAAGAAGTTTCAAAGAGTTAAAATTTGCACTGGAATTTCAGAAACAAGGAAAGCCGAGAAGTTTGTAGCAGGGATCTCAATCCCGGAGGTCTACAGATTTGATTATTTGACCAGGTGGGAAGGTAATGACCTGAATCCACATTATTTTAACTGAACCGGTTTCACAgcgtctcccagctcttcagatgCTGCTGTGGTTTCTTTCTAGacagcagatacactgaagctCCAGGACTAAAATCAGAGACCCCTGGCTTGCAGCTTCAAATTCAACATCCAAGAGCATGTTGTGTTTAAGGTGGGCCGTCATAATCTTATTCAAGACAGCCACAGAACGGCAATTTTATTCTAAATCCCCAGGAAACACTGGCTCATGCAGTTACCCGCTGGACAAGAGAGACCTTGGAGTACTCACCACAAACATCAGGACAGCAAAGCCATACCAACAGATGGCCCAGGCATACTGATTGAAGACGAACTCAATGTGGTCAAAGCAGCCCTGTGGGGATAGGGAATAATCAGCAATACATGTATTGAACCCTCAACTGCAGCTCAGATACAGACTGCTCACAGCACAGTTTcaacaaagaacaaaacagaacagaattgCACCCCTTTCAAAACAAGGTCCCATGACCGGGACAGAACATTTGTTTCAGACGTTATCTTACGATTATGAACTCGGTTGGAACGGAAACAAAAAGCTTTTCTCCTGTCCCTAATCTGTTACGTCTCCAAAAAGGTTTCACTGGGCCGCCTGTACTCCTATCTAACGTTTTTCAGGTCCCCGTTAGGTGTGGGCTAACTCTGCCAGAGGCACTCTGCCATAAAGATTCAAGACGAATACCCACGTTGTACCCTGCGACACTGTGAAGCAACACACTGTTTCAGTCTGGGTGGGGAAGATGAACCGACTCCTTCCATTCCTATCTCTTCACTTAGTCCAgaggttcccaatcctggtgcTGGCGACTCGCTCACCTGTTGATTTTGGTTGCAGCTGAGCCCTCAGTTCCACCATCAAACCCTTCATTGATTTCACACTTCAAGATTCATTTGAACCGTTTGATCCCAGCCCTTAAACACATCAAAGCTTTTAACCCTTGTATTTTGtaagtggggggaaaaaaaactcaaacttGGGACCAgaagcaaaatgcaaatatCCCAGTGAAGCGACTTCTTGGATCAGTTCAGGCTTCAATGATCTCATGAAGGTGGGATGGGCTGAACAGCAGCAGGTTTGTGGGTCACCCGCACCAGCATTGGGAGCCACAGACTTAGACCTTCAGCCTCCTTCATTCCAGGACCCTGTCGTGCAAAACAACCAAACGTTGCCCCTACCTTGTAGTTCATGTAGTTCCAGTCCCCGATGCGGCAGGCATCCAGGTTGAGCACCTCGAAGTTGTCCTTCCTCTTGCAGCAGTTGAGCGGCCAGGGATACTCCTGAGTGGGAAACTTGGACCTGAAGGTGGAGTTGTAGCTGATCCAGTCCAGAGGGCCGTCGGTCCCACAGCAGTTCACCTGACGAGAGACACCAGGAGAAAACCACCGGCATCATCAGAGTAACGATAAACGTCGTCATCTCCAGACAACTGCCACCCTTCCAAAACCAGTCCTGCCACACCAGCAGGAGGAGTGGAACATGTCCCAGCCTGCGAGGGCAAGAACATGTGGTGACTCATGTCAATAGATCTTGGTACAGACGAGCGCACACACCCATGACCACACATTGAAACGAGAAACACCTGCGACTGTTTCTGGGGCAAATGCAAAGCATCACCTTTGTGACAACAAAGCAACAATGCAATCGTAAAAGCGAGTGTTTGTGGTTGCATGTAAAAACGCATTACAAGTATTTTTTAGCCTGTAACCTAATTAAAACTCTAAGGGAATCACATTTACACTTTCAGTTGGGTGGCAGTGAAGAACTGAGGAAACTCACATGCATGTCCTATTTAAACCCAAACCTTCTCACTTGGATGTTTCCAAGATCTTTCAATCATGATTCCAGGTTTAATTGGCAATGCTTTCCCCTGCAGTATAAGCTTGGGATTGGCCTCAATATCATTAACAACATGCCTGGGATTCCCCCCCCAACAGCAGGGCCCAGACAGGGCAAGCGTCACTGCAGTGGGCTGACTTGCTGCCCATCATTGCTCCCAGGAGTTTGTCCTTGTGCAGTACTCCCTCCCTGCAAAGCTAGCCCTGGGATCAAACAGTCGGGCTTGCCAGGAGAATGAAAGAAGATGGGTGGCACATTTCCAAGCACAGCATACATAGATCGGACAAGCATTATTATGCCtttgttacagtacagtgtccccatctctATACAGGGGCATTGGGACCTGCACAGTACTTCCAACAGCCACTTACTTCCAACATGACGCGATTCCATGTGGTTGTCACCTGTCTCCCCGGGTCGCTGTCATCCGCATAGTACGTCAGCATCTGTTTCTTGATCAGATTGCTGTTGCCAACCAGCTGGAAGCCAAAACAGGGTTATTGAGTTCTGCTCAATCTTCACAAGAAGAGCTCTGGGCAATAACTCCTTATCCACTCAATCTGCACAGCTCTCCAATTGGCAGCACTTCCAATGGGGATTAAGACCTAACAGGATCATCCCTCACACCAAGGACAACATCCCAACCAAGGAAATCAAATACAGAAGCGTCCGCTGATCTTGCCACAGCTGCACAAAGAAAGAACACAACCACCCCTCTTCACACCACTGACTCGGATCACAGCCTGCTGTGAAATAAACTCAAGATCCCTAGGAACCCTCAAACCCTGCGGTGCAGGAGATACTTACATAGTCTCGGTGGGTGGCAGCCGTGATTGCAGAAGCAGCTTCAAAAATGTAGATGACCAGCATTAAGACCAGGTACTGCAGGCACAGGAAGAGAGAGATAAACAGCAGACCCCCAAGCTGTTTTCAAAAGTTCACCTACTGCCGAGGCCCACATTCGGGCTTGGTTCTGCTGGGCCCAAGGTCTAAGGGTTTTCAATCCAGAAGTACTTCCAGATAATTAAATCAGTTGGTTAATTAGGCCTTTCAAGCCGGTTTTCTATATCTCTCAGTAGAACCACAAATCTAGACCTTCTAAGAAAGGGTTAATTATGACTAACGAAGTTCTTTGATATCAAGAGATTTATGACAAAGACATGGAAGACCTAGAGAACTGCACCTCAATCGGGAATTATAAGGGCTCAAGCATATCTCTTGCATAGAGAAGGTTACAAAGAGCATTCACAATCTGAAGgccaaagtcaacccagtggccTAGAATCAGAAGTGTTAcgtgaaccagaggacactggTGCATTTCACACTAACAGGAGGCATATTTACACACAGagtggtgggagtatggaacaagccaaCCAGTCACGCTGCTGAGGCCGACGTCCAGGTGGACTGAGTGGCCCGCTCTCCGGCACAACCCCCTCATCTACAGAAATGCCCCTTTCCAGAGGGGGTCCAGGCGAGTgcaacagcacagcctggcctGCCCAGATGTTGGGCCACCCAGGGACTGACCAGCAGCATCATGGCCCGGCTCTCCCGGAGGGCGGCGAACACGCCGTAGACGGCGGCGCAGAAGAAGGCGAAGCCGGTGAAGATGGCGATCCAGGAGCCGGCGAAGATGTCGTCCTTGCCCGACACGGCCGAGAGGGGGTACAGCCTGTACCCGTCCGTGGCCACCCAGATCGCCACGGCGTAGAGGGCCAGGCCACACAACTGTGGGACAGGAGGACAGGGAGAAGGGCGTCAAGCACCGGCCCAATTAAACCGCCTGAAGATATCCGCTCCGGCACGTTTCAGACAGAGCGCCTTCACGAGCCACACCTCCAGCTGTCGGGCTGCGGGCGATTTTCAACCAGATACCAGGGATCAACAACGGGAAAGCCATCAGGTCCCATCAGGGAATCACCACCCCAGGCAGATTGAAGACCCATAAACAGTAGAGTCCGATAGGAACCGGACTGGCCCAACCCCGGACGTGGGGCAAGAATAGATCTCGGAACAAGAGAGACGTCGAAACCCCCACACTTCAGTTTCGTCTtcgttaaaagaaaaaaataaaattgcatcaAGGCTTTGCCAAGCAGCCCTTTATTTCCTAGAAAAAGAGACCACAAAATGTGCCTCACTGTAGCCTTCAGAACAAGAGTTGTCCACACTgggattatatatatatatatgtttcagGATCAATAACATTTTACAGCCTGGACAGAAGTATTGCTTTTGTCCAGGACAATTATAGGGCCAAGCTTCCTAAACCCTGTCCTCAGGTTTTTCTTCCAAGGAAGGTAAAGGTTAAAGTAAACAAGATAATTAGAGCTCCATCATCACTTTCAGCTCTGGAATATTGTGAGGACCATCTGCTGTGGTGAGATGTCTGCCATCTTTTCCTTCACTCGTCTCTCACCACATCTTGCTTGCCAAGTGTGGCTTTTGTGAATGAAAGTCTGAACTCTCTACGCACAGAGCCGAGAGCCAGGAGTCACTTCCGAATTACAGAGACGGGACAGGCGGCGAGACGGACAGACTTACCGCCAGGAACAGGTTCCCTGCGACCAGCAGAGCCATCATGAGCGTGGATCCTCTCCCCTCTGACATGGCGGCTTGGAGGACAGCGTCTTCGTAGGTCCTGCAGGTGgaacatacaaaataaaaaataaaaaaagacggCAATGTGTCAGGTGTGAGAAACGGAGAAATCTGCTGACCGCAAGCACTGCCTTATGTTAAgcggaaaagaaaacaaacggTTTCCCCACAACGTCAAAGCAAATGCGTCCtgcatttctggaaaaaaacaacaataacaactatTGTACATTTCTGAAGGACAAGATTCCGGATCCTTAAGGTTGTTCAAAACCAGCTTACGGATGTTAACGTGCTGAACGTCGACGTTTCTTTCTGAAATATGTTCTTGGCAATGCATTAGTCAAGAAAGCACACTGCTAACAAAACAGTCGAGACGTAGGTACTGCAGAGGCCTATTTCGAGTCGTTTCGTGTAACGGGAGATGGGCAACAGAGGAATTGGGCCAGGTTTTGCTTCCTAAAGACAGTAAATGCCAAAGAGATCAAATTAATACGGAGGAGGGATATGCGTGGGTCTTGTTTACACAGAAGTGTGCTGTAGACCGCGCTTAAGCTGCTAGACCGGTTCTGTACAGTGATCCCGTAGGATGGCTCGTGGAGAAACGCGATTCGACAAAGCCGACTTGCTGCGGTGCTGTACAATGCACATTTAACGAACAGACGTGGGTCACGGCGCAGTGCCCGTTTATAGCTCTTTTTGTGTCAGGATCGATTTATCCCGGGGGCCTGCGAGTGTTGAAGCGCAATCTGTTTTCCTTCCCGTTAGCCagcactacagtatgtgggtcAGCGGAGAACGATTTGGAAATGTGACCAGGAAGACTGCACTacgatatttaaataaatatatatagaacAAACAGAGCGCTTCAGATGAGGCGATGGAGTCAAACTGGGAAGTGAATTATCTCGGATTGTCGTGCAGTACCCCCGGCACCAGTTCTCAAATTAACTGGCTTTCCGTTTGACGGCGTTTCGCAGCAGCGAGCGAAGACTGGTTCTGATCGGGCTCACTCCAGACGAAAAGGTCTCAGAACCCCCCTCGGGTCACCACAGTTCAGGTGCAGAAAAAGGCGTCTTGAAGCAGCTGAAAGCAGCTCAGAGGATATCGGCGTCGCGCTGCAGACCGTGACCTTGAAGGGTTCAATAGCGCTTCAAGATGAAATCCCTAGTATCGGGGCAGCCTGTTAATCAGACTTGATCAGTATTGATCAGTATAGGATCGGGTTgattagacagaacaacaggTGGGCGAGAGTAAAACTTTAGACCGCCGGGGGTCACACAAATTTCCAACCGTCCGGCCGAGAATTTCAGGTCCTTTATATCCATGAAGACGTTCTACCAGCTAACAGAAACAGTCATGATGAAAGTCAATGCGTTGTCCAACATAAAAGAGCGATACAGGTACGAACACAAGTCagaactccccccccccacaataAAGCATTTTTGTAAAATCTCCACAAGGTCTTAACCAACCCCGATTAACAGTCGGGTCTCCTTTTCTGCCTTGTCCTACAGCAGGATTGCTTTGGCCGGAGTCCCGCACTCCCACCTGTTATATACAAGCCGGGGTCTGACTGCACCCGACACACTCGAGAAGTTACAGAAGCGAGGGAGAAAAATACCGTTTACTAACGTGTTAGACAACGAATAAATGGCAAGTTTTTCATCGCGAGACTGAAATACCGACACAGACCGAAAACGACAATAACACTACTCTCCAGCCCTCGACAGCTGTTCACAGTACACAGGGCTAAATTTCCATCtgtgaaataaaatactgcAATCCTTACACATACCTTCAACAGCTAAGCCTAGCTCAAACTAGCTGACAACGTAGCTCCCCAACCACTCACCCTATAACACCGCAACAGTCCCAACCAGCTTCTACCTAATTTCACCTGCTGAAGGTGTAATTAAACCCGAACACCCGTGATGTCACCGGGTCAGATTCAAAACCTTGAAGTGGATTCTCAAAGCGGAACGGAATTCCCGAAAACACAAAATCTTGCATCCTCCCTCACCCTTGTTTAATTGGCAATAATTCAATTTAGCATCACGGTTGCAATAGGCAATAAACAACAATTATACTTTATTTAGCAATTGCGCATGGACCTTGTCTATTGATTATTTCATGATAAATGAAACCCTCAGACTTCAATTATTCTATTTGTTACTGACGGTCCCATCGATGTTCATTTCCGAACAAGTGTGTTTGAagattaaaatctgaaattctCTGCGAGCAACTTTAAGCCTCTTAAACCGAATGCCTAATAGATACTTTCTGATAGATCGTCTTGTGAAGTTCGACTTGTATTCAATGCAATTCTGTAGAGTGTGATTTATTATGACTAGTGTACAGATCTGTTTCAATCTATTAAACAAACATCCATGATGAACGTATGCAGGAAAATACAATTTACCGCATATCTACCTATAGCTGTATGAATATGGGATAAATATGACTTAATTTCTAACCGATGCCAGTAAGTTATGGTACTATGTTAATGACTCCAAAGGATTGACAAACATTAAACGCTGCTATTATTTGCAATTTGTTTATTCATAGGTGTAGGACCCCTTTGGGTgggtttatgacctttatgacacTAAAATGAATGCTAATTTTCTTCAGTGCAAGATTAAAATCAAAGTACGCAATAGATGCCAAATAATGATTGCGATTTCGGGTGTTCTGctcataagaaaataaaacttctgtGGGCTGGTGCATTTCCTTAACAGCCCAGatcattgtatttttgtattttgaatagCTAGGTGGTTATCACAGTTTCTCTAGGTGTTGTTGTTAAGTAGTAATTAAAACTCGGGCTAAGttagttttgttgttgttcggTTAACGCCCTGGAACAATAACGTCAATAACGtcattttagttattttaaagTTCACAGTCACTCTTACAAACCTTAAAAACACTCCTCCTTTTCTTCAACACACCCTCGGTCATCCACATTATCCACCCAAATCATTCTGATTTCCACTGCGATTCTCTGTAAGGTGATCGTTCTTTCTCCAAGATCACTGAGAAATTGGAACAGTTTATACAGGTGAACTgtcggcttttttttttacggaTGAAGCGTTTTACACCGCCTGCTTTATTCgcgtttatttaaaaaaaaacttaggaaAACTCCCGGCATTCAACAGAATAAGAGTGCAACGTCCGGAGTcaataatgaataattatgATATTACATCATGatttacagaaatatatttaaagccGTACGCTGTGTGTCTGTTTCAGTGTAAAAAGAAATGACCAGTTAGCTCAGTCATCTGAACcgcctttttattatttaattgtacttctttatttgtgttttaagtGCTTGGAAATGTGTATGTAATGAAAGAGTACTGAAGGTCATAGGCCTTGAGCAAGGACTAAGACAGTCCTGTCTGGTGGcgaaaacattaacatttacgAAGTGCCGCTGCCGTGTTTGCCTGTTAGAATGACACTGGACCTGTTAGGGTGACGTCACTCCTCCGCACACGCACCTGTTCCCCGGGCGCAGCGGATACTCGGCGGCCGTGGTCGCATCCTGCCGAGAGGCGACCGGCCCTCGTCACACTGCCGCCTGGTGGCACGTCTACGCAGCATACCTGCTTCTCGGAGCTGGTTTCTTTATAAAATGGGTTATTTTTACGTGTTTTCAGGGTTCTGACGTtccgcatttttttccaaacgtGTTGTGGTCAAATGCGGACGACAGATAAACAAGCCAATTGTAGTACAGTTGAACTGCACTTAAATATTGTCCTTTTACTACTCAGCGATATCCCCCAAGGAGTCAGCAATACAATCTTCATgattatgaaaatgtatgaTTTATACATTGATACATTTTCAGTCCTCTTGCACAGGTATTGGTCATGAAAGGCACTGATAGTGTTCTTGGGTTTTACGGTTCAGGTGCGTTTTAGACAGCAGATGCAGATGCTATCTAGAGCCATGAAAGCTACCCGGAACAACACTAACGATGACTCGAAAGTGTCTTCTTTTTCATATTGTCGTTCTTCAAAACCGACTGTGACCACGTACACACGCTTCCGggcggtgtgtgtgtgactgatcACGTCTTTCTTCCACACTGTAGCGGTGTAAAATCCACAGGACGTGTATTAGTTTTTCCCATCCAAGCGCAACGCGTTTAAACACGGATAATCTGAACGGGGTTACTGGGAGGAAAGCTCAGAACGCATTGAGTTTCCCTGCAAGTCTTGCGAAGTCTTGCCTTTTTAAACCTCACTGATGAGGAGCGATAACTGACCACCAGATCTCCTGAAGTCAGCGCACTGCAGGCTCGGTGTGCGTTTGACCGATGCGAGTGCCCTCTCATGCGCACGCTGTTGGCCCCGTCCTTTCAGAGCGGGAAAAAAAGCATGGCGATCTCTGTTCACCTATCGAGGATGACCGTGTAAAAACATCGTCTTTAATCATCTCATGGTGTGTTAAACGTGTGCCGTTAATAGACTACTGCAGCAATGTAACCAGTCCGCCGTCCTGCGTTAGAGCCGGCGATGAAGTCAGTGTGCTGACCTCTGCTGGACATGAAGGGACGAGCAGCCACTGGCGCACAAGGTACTTCTGTGTTTGCCCCCTTCAAAATGACTTGAATGAGCTTATTTGTCGTGCCGGGAGCCATTGCTAAGTTTGTCCGTGCTGCTAACGGACACACAGTCAGTATTTCACCTGAAATATTTGGCGCTACAAAGACTCACATTTCCGGACGAATGGAGTTTCCCATTTGTAACTTTCCTTTCTTGCGCTCTGACTTTATCAGCTGTGCATGGGACTCGAGCAATCAATCAAGGTATTCGATTTAGGCACAGGCTTAaagctttttgtgttttatgctTTTATACAGAAGGACTGTAAACCAACAGTAGGTATACGTACTGTTAACTCGTCGTAAACGTATTCTGTTCACTGTTTAAAGATCAGGCAGCCTATCTAGATTTTTCACATCAGTAAAATATACGTTAGTGAAGTCGTGTCTTTTCTGTTATTtacaaaaatggtgaaaatagCATGCGTTTATCTCAGGAATGCTCAATAGCAGGGTGTTATTCTTCCCGTAAATAAAAGACATCACACGTGATCCATCACACCAATTAATTTGCGCCACAGAGGAGTGTGAcgatattttttttgttaatgaaaatcGAACTTTGCATAGGACAATATTATTGcatatatattacattatattaatatattggcgcaatatactgtactatatatacaTTCTTAAAGCAATGTAATCTTGCTTAAACGCAATATTTTTTCTCCGTGCGCTAATAGGCTACTGCACAcctttatttcttaaatatcAGAAAGTTCACAAGATGGTGTCACTTAAACTATCTGAAAATCAATCTCTCTTCCCAATCTTATTTAGGACTCACAAACACATGCCTCAGCAGGATGCAACTACCCGTTTTTACTAAGTTTTATTTCTCTGTATATCTCGCGTTCTTCATCCAGTCTACACAGAAACTATCAGGGCAtcaatgtgcacattttttcaaagaaaaaacatatattCAGACGAGCTCTAAAACACTTGGGATACATTTGTGCAATATGACCTACCACACATAGTAAGGGGAGCAGCTTCTGTGTCTTTCTTTAAGTGTGAACAAACcacacacaatattctaaaaagAGCTACAGTTCCTGGTGTGACTGTCTCCCCCAAGGCATGCAAATGAAAGTGACAAGGATAGCTATCATATCTTTCCCTGGCAGTAGTTTGCATTTTCAATAATCCTTATCTCTTCCACAGTACCTCAGAAACTGCACTTGCAAAGGAAACAGAGTTGTTAATGAGAAGCCTGTACTG contains:
- the upk1a gene encoding uroplakin-1a; amino-acid sequence: MSEGRGSTLMMALLVAGNLFLALCGLALYAVAIWVATDGYRLYPLSAVSGKDDIFAGSWIAIFTGFAFFCAAVYGVFAALRESRAMMLLYLVLMLVIYIFEAASAITAATHRDYLVGNSNLIKKQMLTYYADDSDPGRQVTTTWNRVMLEVNCCGTDGPLDWISYNSTFRSKFPTQEYPWPLNCCKRKDNFEVLNLDACRIGDWNYMNYKGCFDHIEFVFNQYAWAICWYGFAVLMFVLPLMLLAMVYYLKL